The Alkalihalobacillus sp. LMS6 genomic interval GTTATCGGTCTTGCGGTTTGGCAGTTTGGCGTCATGTTGTTAGACATTCCTCCCTATATTATGCCAACTCCAGTTCATGTTGTAGAGGCGGGAATTGAAAACTGGACAAGTTTATCGACAGCCTTATTATCGACAGTGACTTCATCGATTATCGGCTTTATTGCCAGTGTAGTGTTTGGGATCGGGGCAGCGGTGCTCATGGCGAGTTCAAAAATGATTGAACGAGGGGTTTACCCGTATGCTGTTATTTTGCAAACAATCCCAGTGGTAGCCATTGCGCCTATTATTGTAATTTGGTTTGGATCTGGTTTTAACGCGATTGTTATTATATCATTTCTGATCGCATTTTTTCCGATGGTATCCAACACCTTAATTGGATTAAATGCAACGGATCGAAATATGAAGGATATGTTTCATTTATACCATTCATCTAGTTGGCAAATGATGTGGAAATTAAGATTTCCGGCTGCTCTCCCTTACATCATTGCAGGTATGAAAATTTCTTGTACATTAGCCGTAGTAGGAGCGATTGTTGGTGAGTACATTGCTGGAGTTGGCGGTGGAGCAGGCGGTCTAGGTTATGCGATTACGGTTGCTTCAACAAGACTGCAAACGCCGTATTTATTTACGTTAGGTCTATCTGCAGCAGTTTTCGGTGTTCTATTCTTTATTCTGGTTAGCACACTTTCTAGGTTATTACTAAAATCTTGGCATGAATCGGAAATTCGTTCGTAAGGGGGAATGGATATGGTCGCAGTCAAAACGTCATCAGAAACGAATACGCTTATACAATTATCCAATGTTAGCAAAGTGTTTGATAACGGTGTAACCGCATTAAAAAATGTTCATTTAGCGATAAAAGAAGGGGAGTTTGTTTCGTTCGTTGGTCCTTCTGGCTGTGGGAAGTCGACGATTTTTAAAATCATCGCAGGCCTTAGCGAGCCAACGAGCGGAACTGTTGAATTACAAGCTCATTCAGCAACGGAAAAACTGGATCAATCGGATATTGGATTCGTATTTCAACATGCAACGCTTTTACCTTGGCGATCTGTTATTGATAATGTAGCGCT includes:
- a CDS encoding ABC transporter permease; this encodes MLGGFSQTIVPPVLAFVIGLAVWQFGVMLLDIPPYIMPTPVHVVEAGIENWTSLSTALLSTVTSSIIGFIASVVFGIGAAVLMASSKMIERGVYPYAVILQTIPVVAIAPIIVIWFGSGFNAIVIISFLIAFFPMVSNTLIGLNATDRNMKDMFHLYHSSSWQMMWKLRFPAALPYIIAGMKISCTLAVVGAIVGEYIAGVGGGAGGLGYAITVASTRLQTPYLFTLGLSAAVFGVLFFILVSTLSRLLLKSWHESEIRS